A genomic window from Streptomyces broussonetiae includes:
- a CDS encoding DUF6233 domain-containing protein produces MIQYGLNRSNIDAMHTGDCWAAAKSGRCRPATRQQALDALRRQVRACPHCRPDTALGILE; encoded by the coding sequence CTGATCCAGTACGGGCTCAACCGCAGCAACATCGATGCCATGCACACCGGCGACTGCTGGGCGGCCGCCAAGAGCGGACGGTGTCGCCCGGCGACCCGACAGCAGGCCCTTGACGCACTGCGGCGCCAGGTACGGGCCTGCCCTCACTGCAGGCCGGACACCGCCCTCGGCATCCT